The following are encoded together in the Candida orthopsilosis Co 90-125, chromosome 5 draft sequence genome:
- a CDS encoding Fet33 multicopper ferro-O2-oxidoreductase, translating to MLKFQVFLLLSCLYSLVASKTHTFDWEIGYVNANPDGMHERRMIGINNQWPNPTIKVKQHDRVILNLRNRLPDRNASLHFHGLMQRGFNGEDGPEMVTQCPIGPGSTITYDFNVGEQTGTYWYHSHSGTQYGDGLRGMIIIEYADKIDEPYSYDEDVPLSVNDHYHLESPEIIKQFLSRFNPTGAEPIPQNSLFNETKNATWHVKPDTTYLLRIVNMGLFVSQYLHIEDHKFVIVEIDGVAVEPYEVDSIYITVGQRYVVLVKTKSHSDQNYRFINALDAEMLDFVPAELQLVSTNYMVYDEAAEKPKHFPYYNFEEFTDSLEGFNDFDLKPLSGEKLLPDPDITIQVNFSMEVLGDGVTYALFNDKSYVPPKVPILYTVLSSGELSTNTEIYGSNTNTFVLQGNETVELILNNHDPGKHAFHLHGHNFQVISRSPGTDDEENPVKFDPNNDTMTGYPEYPMIRDTVEVNSNGYFVLRFKADNPGVWFFHCHVDWHLEQGLALVLVEAPEEIQAHQKHISHNHVQVCRNVSVPVQGNAAANMDFLDLTGQNLQQPPLPEGFTAKGYIAMALCTLIAIYGIWSIYKYGIEDVNKDNSAEVIERLYKILDEHDGGR from the coding sequence atGCTAAAGTTTCAAGTGTTTCTACTACTAAGCTGTCTCTACAGCCTTGTAGCTTCCAAAACTCATACTTTTGATTGGGAAATCGGATATGTAAATGCTAACCCTGATGGCATGCATGAACGAAGAATGATTGGTATCAATAACCAGTGGCCAAATCCTACAATCAAAGTGAAACAGCATGATAGGGTAATACTTAATCTTCGCAATAGATTACCTGATAGGAATGCGTCCTTGCATTTCCATGGTTTAATGCAAAGGGGTTTCAATGGAGAAGATGGACCGGAAATGGTTACCCAATGTCCAATTGGACCTGGATCGACAATTACGTATGATTTTAATGTAGGCGAACAAACTGGAACTTATTGGTACCATTCACATAGTGGAACTCAATATGGTGATGGGTTAAGAGGAATGATTATTATTGAGTATGCCGATAAGATTGATGAGCCTTATTCgtatgatgaagatgtgCCACTTAGTGTTAACGATCATTATCATTTAGAGTCGCCTGAAATTATCAAGCAATTTTTATCTAGATTTAACCCTACTGGTGCTGAGCCAATACCACAGAATAGTTTATTTAACGAAACTAAAAATGCAACTTGGCATGTCAAGCCAGACACTACTTACTTGTTAAGAATTGTCAATATGGGTTTGTTTGTATCGCAATATTTGCATATAGAAGATCATAAGTTTGTCATTGTTGAGATTGATGGAGTGGCAGTTGAACCATATGAAGTGGACTCAATTTATATAACTGTTGGACAAAGATATGTGGTTCTTGTCAAGACAAAATCACACAGTGATCAAAATTATCGGTTCATCAATGCATTAGATGCGGAAATGTTGGACTTCGTGCCGGCAGAGTTACAATTGGTGTCAACAAATTACATGGTTTATGATGAAGCAGCggaaaaaccaaaacattTTCCTTattacaattttgaagagTTTACTGATTCCCTCGAGggattcaatgattttgatttgaagcCATTAAGTGGGGAGAAATTACTACCAGACCCTGATATCACCATCCAAgttaatttttcaatggaaGTTTTGGGAGATGGTGTTACTTACGCTTTATTTAATGACAAGAGTTATGTACCACCAAAAGTACCTATCTTGTATACTGTTTTATCAAGTGGTGAACTCTCCACCAATACAGAAATTTACGGATCAAACACAAATACTTTTGTCTTGCAAGGTAATGAAAcagttgaattgattttaaaCAATCATGATCCTGGTAAACATGCATTCCATTTACACGGCCACAATTTCCAAGTCATTTCACGAAGTCCTGGTACTGATGACGAAGAGAACCCAGTTAAATTTGATCCCAATAATGATACAATGACTGGTTATCCTGAATATCCCATGATTCGTGATACAGTTGAAGTCAACTCCAACGGATACTTTGTCTTGCGTTTCAAAGCTGATAATCCTGGTGTTTGGTTCTTCCATTGTCACGTTGATTGGCATTTAGAGCAAGGTTTGGCATTAGTCTTGGTCGAAGCACCAGAAGAAATCCAAGCCCATCAAAAACACATAAGCCATAATCATGTCCAAGTGTGCAGAAATGTCAGTGTACCAGTCCAAGGTAATGCGGCTGCTAATATGGATTTCTTGGATTTAACGGGAcaaaatttgcaacaaccGCCGTTACCAGAAGGATTTACTGCCAAGGGATACATTGCCATGGCATTGTGTACTTTGATTGCAATTTATGGAATTTGGTCGATATACAAATATGGAATTGAAGATGTAAATAAAGATAATTCTGCTGAAGTTATTGAACGGTTATATAAAATACTTGATGAGCACGATGGTGGGAGGTAG
- a CDS encoding Ifg3 D-amino acid oxidase, with product MTKIVIVGAGIIGFYTAFCLLERGVDAKDITIIAEYLPGDESIKYTSPYAGGNFSCITGNDPDVLEYDRLTYTNLAKVQKAIGGKTKGLDRYKSTEIWDFNLAKAKYDSLRSYLQDYQEIGKSKLPNGAAFGITFLSWNFNCPKFLMNFKIYLEQQGVQFVRKHLDHIIQAYGHDTKIVFNCTGLGARSLGGVEDKNVYPARGQVVVIKAPHIMENVMRWGNDEPTYIIKRPYSHDQLILGGFYQKGDWTPDTLKQQSDDVLKRTTQLFPKILNDNPHGNKIEDLEVIRVVAGLRPGRHGGTRIEKEKLDEGKVLVHNYGAGGYGDQSGLGMAYKAVQLALDGAKL from the exons ATGACAAagattgtgattgttgg TGCTGGCATTATCGGTTTCTATACCGCTTTCTGTTTGTTGGAACGCGGAGTTGATGCCAAAGATATAACTATAATTGCCGAGTACTTGCCAGGAGATGAATCGATCAAGTACACTTCACCTTATGCTGGTGGTAATTTCTCATGCATAACTGGTAATGATCCCGATGTGTTGGAATACGACCGATTGACATATACTAATCTTGCAAAAGTTCAAAAAGCCATTGGTGGAAAAACTAAAGGGTTGGATAGATACAAATCAACTGAAATTTGggatttcaatttagcaAAAGCCAAATATGATTCTTTGAGGAGCTATTTACAAGACtatcaagaaattggcaaaagtAAGTTGCCCAATGGTGCCGCATTTGGTATTACGTTTCTCTCATGGAATTTTAATTGTCCAAAgttcttgatgaattttaAAATCTATTTGGAACAACAAGGAGTTCAATTTGTTAGAAAACATTTGGACCATATCATACAGGCATATGGACACGATACCAAGATTGTGTTTAACTGTACTGGATTAGGTGCTCGCTCGTTGGGTGGAGTTGAGGATAAAAATGTGTATCCAGCCAGGGGTCAAGTAGTTGTCATTAAAGCACCACACATCATGGAGAATGTTATGCGTTGGGGCAATGACGAACCAACATACATAATCAAAAGACCTTATTCTcatgatcaattgattttagGTGgattttatcaaaaggGCGATTGGACTCCAGATACCTTAAAACAGCAAAGTGATGATGTGTTGAAAAGAACCACACAATTGTTTCCTaagattttgaatgataatCCACATGgaaacaagattgaagacTTAGAAGTTATTAGAGTTGTCGCTGGTTTGCGCCCTGGAAGACATGGAGGAACGAGAATtgaaaaggagaaattggatgaaggGAAGGTGCTTGTGCACAACTATGGTGCTGGCGGTTATGGGGATCAATCAGGGTTAGGTATGGCTTATAAAGCTGTGCAATTAGCATTAGATGGGGCTAAGTTGTAA
- a CDS encoding Met14 adenylylsulfate kinase: MATNITWHPNLTHQERAELRKQQGVTVWLTGLSASGKSTIACALEQSILNRGLNSYRLDGDNVRFGLNKDLGFSEQDRNENIRRISEVAKLFSDSCCVTVTSFISPYKADRNLARELHAKDNLPFVEVYVDVPIEVAEQRDPKGLYKKAREGIIKEFTGISAPYEAPENPEVHIKNHSGLSIEEAAEQIIDYLLEKKYIN, from the coding sequence ATGGCAACTAACATCACCTGGCACCCAAACTTAACCCATCAAGAACGCGCAGAATtaagaaaacaacaagGTGTAACCGTTTGGTTAACGGGATTATCCGCTAGTGGGAAATCAACTATTGCTTGTGCTTTAGAACAATCGATATTGAATCGTGGGTTGAACTCATATAGGTTAGATGGAGATAATGTCAGATTTGGTTTAAACAAAGATTTAGGCTTCAGTGAACAAGAtagaaatgaaaatattaGAAGAATTAGTGAAGTTGCCAAGTTATTTAGTGATTCATGTTGTGTTACAGTAACTTCATTCATAAGTCCATATAAAGCTGATAGAAATTTAGCTAGGGAATTACATGCCAAGGACAATTTaccatttgttgaagtgTATGTTGATGTGCCTATAGAGGTTGCTGAACAAAGAGATCCAAAAGGATTGTACAAAAAGGCAAGAGAAGGTATTATTAAAGAATTTACTGGTATCAGTGCACCTTATGAAGCACCAGAAAATCCAGAAGTTCATATCAAGAACCATTCAGGACTTTCAATTGAGGAAGCTGCTGAACAAATTATCGATTatcttttggaaaagaaatacaTCAATTAG
- a CDS encoding Mrp17 protein (predicted mitochondrial ribosomal protein), which yields MYYELFAIARITDPLHVTKEATKIASTVGKLILNNRGIVRDITSLGAKPLPKIISKEQERHFQGYHFLMGFDSSSKVQAQLLRTLRKDPRILRASIIKHDLRKNLNPGTSIDQALGVN from the coding sequence ATGTACTACGAATTATTTGCTATTGCTCGTATTACAGACCCACTACATGTTACAAAAGAAGCTACTAAGATTGCTTCCACCGTTGGTAAATTGATATTAAACAATAGAGGTATTGTTAGAGATATAACGAGTCTTGGAGCCAAACCATTACCTAAAATCATATCAAAGGAACAAGAAAGACATTTCCAGGGATACCACTTTTTAATGGGGTTTGATTCATCGAGTAAAGTGCAAGCACAATTGTTGAGAACGTTGAGAAAAGATCCGAGAATATTACGTGCTAGTATAATCAAGCATGATTTGAggaagaatttgaatccGGGTACATCGATAGACCAAGCGTTGGGTGTTAATTAA
- a CDS encoding Vps2 protein (S. cerevisiae homolog DID4 has role in protein retention in Golgi apparatus, late endosome to vacuole transport, intralumenal vesicle formation) yields MSQLFEWAFGKKLTPQERLRKNQRALEKTQRELTREVTKLQQQEKKLISDIKKSAKQGQISSAKIQAKDLIRTKSYINKFNSMKAQLQAISLRVQSVRSNQQMAMSMRDATRVLSGMNRSMNLPQLSRIAQEFAKENDMMDQKQDFMDDAIDDAMAMDEDELGEEEQIDEILGKVLDEIGVDLNSNLKDTPTGINAGQETVDNGRIAESIGAHGESGGGGGQSNTDEDDLQARLDSLKK; encoded by the coding sequence ATGTCACAACTATTTGAATGGGCTTTTGGGAAAAAACTAACTCCGCAAGAACGACTTCGGAAGAATCAAAGGGCGTTGGAAAAGACCCAACGAGAACTTACACGAGAAGTAACTAAATTACagcaacaagaaaagaaattgataaGTGATATCAAGAAATCGGCCAAACAGGGGCAAATATCCAGTGCTAAGATTCAAGCTAAAGATTTAATTAGAACAAAATCATACATAAACAAGTTTAATTCGATGAAGGCACAATTACAAGCGATTTCCTTACGAGTACAAAGTGTAAGGTctaatcaacaaatggcAATGTCGATGAGGGATGCGACTAGAGTCTTGTCAGGAATGAATAGATCAATGAATTTACCACAATTATCGAGAATAGCTCAGGAATTTGCTAAAGAGAATGATATGATGGATCAGAAGCAAGATTTTATGGATGATGCTATTGATGATGCAATGGCTatggatgaagatgaattaggagaagaagaacaaattgatgaaatattGGGCAAAGtacttgatgaaattggagttgatttgaattcgAATTTGAAAGATACTCCGACTGGAATCAATGCAGGTCAAGAAACAGTCGATAATGGCAGAATTGCTGAGAGTATTGGTGCTCATGGCGaaagtggtggtggtggaggCCAATCCAAcactgatgaagatgacttACAAGCAAGATTAGATAGTTTAAAGAAGTGA